Proteins from a single region of Labedella gwakjiensis:
- a CDS encoding LacI family DNA-binding transcriptional regulator has protein sequence MGKPQPTIIDLARDLGISKTTVSDALSGRGRVSEETRTLVTEAAERIGYVGNRAARSLRSSTHGAIGLHIPPIVRNFSFYMDFAFGAAHAAAELDVDLTLFARDPVVSARRGFPVDGALVVDPLRDDPTMERLLDAGVPVVTIGYDLGESASRVSGVIEATHGDTTRAVLDALWDSGSRRPAFLGSDALFFSSWAKDVSDAVDGWYSSRGIEPAVGLVPVTAGPDEVHDTVVDLVGRTGVDALVCGPQGFAARALPTLESLGIRIGRDFPLASFVSDPVTESNNPDITCVEIDPWGLGVESARLLADILLTRGDGPAPYRSHVSRVRFARYLDAAQADGGRSSTVAPAE, from the coding sequence ATGGGCAAGCCGCAGCCGACGATCATCGATCTGGCGCGTGATCTGGGGATCTCCAAGACCACCGTGTCCGACGCCCTCTCGGGCCGCGGGCGCGTGTCGGAGGAGACCCGAACTCTCGTCACCGAGGCCGCTGAACGCATCGGCTACGTCGGCAATCGCGCAGCGCGCAGCCTCCGGTCGAGCACCCACGGTGCGATCGGCCTCCACATCCCGCCGATCGTCCGCAACTTCTCCTTCTACATGGACTTCGCGTTCGGTGCGGCGCATGCGGCCGCCGAACTCGACGTCGACCTCACCCTCTTCGCACGCGACCCCGTCGTCTCCGCCCGACGGGGCTTCCCCGTCGACGGCGCCCTCGTCGTGGATCCGCTGCGCGACGACCCCACGATGGAGCGCCTGCTCGACGCGGGTGTCCCTGTCGTGACGATCGGCTACGACCTCGGCGAGTCGGCGTCCCGGGTGAGCGGCGTCATCGAGGCGACGCACGGCGATACGACCAGGGCCGTCCTCGATGCGCTGTGGGACTCCGGCTCACGCCGGCCGGCCTTCCTCGGTTCCGACGCCCTCTTCTTCTCGTCGTGGGCGAAAGACGTGTCCGACGCGGTCGACGGATGGTATTCCTCACGCGGCATAGAACCGGCCGTCGGCCTCGTCCCTGTCACCGCGGGTCCCGACGAGGTGCACGACACGGTCGTCGACCTCGTCGGACGCACGGGTGTCGACGCTCTCGTGTGCGGTCCCCAGGGTTTCGCCGCCCGAGCCCTCCCGACCCTCGAGTCCCTCGGCATCCGCATCGGCCGCGACTTCCCCCTCGCGTCTTTCGTGAGCGACCCCGTGACCGAATCGAACAATCCCGACATCACCTGCGTCGAGATCGATCCGTGGGGTCTCGGCGTGGAATCGGCGCGACTCCTCGCCGACATCCTGCTCACGAGGGGCGACGGCCCAGCCCCGTACCGCTCGCACGTGTCCCGCGTGCGCTTCGCCCGCTACCTCGACGCAGCGCAGGCGGACGGCGGCCGGTCGAGCACCGTGGCACCCGCGGAGTAG
- a CDS encoding YitT family protein, with amino-acid sequence MTAEPPTPNRTDSPTTDAPVAPPHSLLEDVFALVIGTLMVSFGLALLTASGAVTGGVAGIAILLSYVSDWPFGVWFVLINAPFFLLALLRMGWQFTLKTIVTVVLVSLFSSLHPAMLDLGSIEPVYGVLFGSAVTGVGFIVLFRHRASVGGISILCLFLQDRFGWRAGYVQMGFDAVIVLSSVFVVPLPMLALSVAGAVVMNLVIALNHRPHRYLA; translated from the coding sequence GTGACCGCCGAGCCCCCCACGCCGAACCGCACCGATTCCCCGACGACGGATGCTCCCGTCGCACCGCCGCACTCGCTCCTCGAGGACGTGTTCGCCCTCGTGATCGGCACCCTCATGGTGTCGTTCGGCCTCGCGCTGCTCACGGCCTCCGGCGCGGTGACGGGCGGTGTCGCGGGCATCGCGATCCTCTTGAGCTACGTGTCCGACTGGCCGTTCGGCGTGTGGTTCGTGCTGATCAACGCACCGTTCTTCCTGCTGGCCCTCCTGCGCATGGGGTGGCAGTTCACGCTCAAGACGATCGTCACCGTCGTGCTCGTGTCGCTCTTCTCGAGCCTCCACCCCGCCATGCTCGACCTCGGCTCGATCGAGCCCGTCTACGGCGTGCTGTTCGGCAGCGCTGTCACGGGCGTCGGCTTCATCGTGCTGTTCCGCCACCGCGCGAGCGTCGGCGGCATCTCGATCCTGTGCCTCTTCCTGCAGGACCGCTTCGGCTGGCGCGCCGGATACGTGCAGATGGGCTTCGACGCCGTGATCGTGCTGTCGTCCGTCTTCGTCGTGCCCCTGCCGATGCTCGCGCTCTCGGTGGCGGGCGCCGTCGTGATGAACCTCGTGATCGCGCTCAACCACCGCCCCCACCGCTACCTGGCCTGA
- a CDS encoding LacI family DNA-binding transcriptional regulator — MISSPGDAQPITIGLCLNQPRRRVPMEPFWMRVIAGMEDALDDAGASLLVRVVADREEELATYTRWAGDGSVSAVVVANLVEDDPRIGALAAEGLPAVLMGRRAALPGFSSVHAANASVMTDVVRFLVSSGHQRIAHVAGPPDLDHVRSRNGALETAGAEARASVVIVESDFTAEGGAAATRDLLADGPDGPTAIVYDNDVMALAGLETIRAAGLQVPDDVSILAWDDSVHCQLASPPLSALTYDLPGYGRATATAILEHLATGAEVHVDLEPARLVERASTAARPRTA, encoded by the coding sequence ATGATCTCGTCGCCGGGTGACGCCCAGCCCATCACGATCGGTCTGTGCCTGAACCAGCCGCGGCGTCGGGTGCCCATGGAGCCGTTCTGGATGCGCGTCATCGCGGGCATGGAGGACGCGCTCGACGACGCGGGCGCGTCCCTCCTCGTGCGCGTGGTCGCCGATCGCGAGGAAGAGCTCGCGACCTACACGCGGTGGGCAGGCGACGGCAGCGTGTCCGCCGTGGTCGTCGCCAACCTCGTCGAGGACGATCCGCGCATCGGAGCGCTCGCGGCGGAGGGCCTCCCGGCCGTCCTGATGGGACGACGCGCGGCGCTCCCCGGATTCTCTTCCGTCCACGCGGCGAACGCGAGTGTCATGACGGACGTCGTCCGCTTCCTCGTCTCGTCGGGTCACCAACGGATCGCGCACGTGGCGGGGCCACCGGACCTCGACCACGTGCGCTCACGCAACGGTGCGCTCGAGACGGCCGGGGCCGAGGCGCGCGCCTCCGTGGTGATCGTCGAGTCCGACTTCACGGCGGAGGGCGGCGCGGCGGCGACGCGCGATCTCCTGGCCGACGGACCGGACGGTCCGACGGCCATCGTCTACGACAACGACGTGATGGCGCTCGCCGGACTCGAGACGATCCGGGCGGCGGGACTGCAGGTCCCCGACGACGTCTCGATCCTGGCGTGGGACGATTCGGTGCACTGCCAGCTCGCCTCGCCGCCGCTCTCCGCCCTCACGTACGATCTGCCCGGTTACGGCCGTGCCACCGCGACGGCGATCCTCGAACACCTCGCGACGGGTGCCGAGGTGCACGTCGACCTGGAGCCCGCGCGGCTGGTGGAGCGCGCCTCGACGGCGGCCCGTCCCCGAACCGCCTGA